A DNA window from Leptolyngbya sp. SIO1E4 contains the following coding sequences:
- a CDS encoding heme-binding protein, translating to MDIQYAEAQSLVEAAMTIARERNVAVSVAVVDTHGDLVAYGRMDQATVQSGVLARAKAYTAARERIPSSQVGQWAQKTGKDMGYWVDPQITGMAGGLPILLNHRMIGGMGISGLSEEEDEQLVQEAINRCYLQENRDS from the coding sequence ATGGATATTCAATACGCTGAAGCTCAATCGCTTGTGGAAGCGGCTATGACGATCGCTCGGGAACGTAATGTCGCCGTCTCGGTTGCTGTTGTTGATACCCATGGTGACCTGGTTGCTTATGGTCGGATGGATCAGGCAACCGTACAATCAGGGGTGTTAGCTCGGGCAAAAGCATATACGGCTGCCCGTGAGCGCATTCCCTCGTCTCAGGTGGGGCAATGGGCTCAGAAGACTGGGAAGGACATGGGTTACTGGGTAGATCCCCAAATTACTGGAATGGCCGGAGGGCTACCGATCTTACTGAATCATAGGATGATTGGTGGGATGGGGATCAGTGGCCTCAGTGAGGAGGAGGATGAACAGCTTGTACAGGAGGCGATCAATCGCTGCTACCTGCAGGAGAATCGGGACTCATAA
- a CDS encoding DUF4278 domain-containing protein: MQLTYRGAHYTYAPNPVPKFGSILATGIYRGAPVSFRALAEMPEQPRFSLKWRGVPYRSGPKVHRVQSTGPAATPAMTATAPVATSEPSTPLTHESAIATSKLSILERARTLFIRRHQKVRQREQSMLARLDEEVGLAAKDAANYESQVQGKVPHDFAGYDRSGTAMS, translated from the coding sequence ATGCAACTCACTTATCGCGGTGCTCACTACACTTATGCACCCAATCCCGTTCCCAAGTTTGGTTCAATATTGGCAACTGGGATCTATCGGGGTGCTCCAGTATCCTTCCGGGCATTGGCAGAAATGCCTGAACAACCCAGGTTTAGTTTGAAGTGGCGAGGTGTGCCCTATCGGAGTGGTCCTAAAGTCCATAGGGTTCAGTCGACTGGGCCAGCAGCCACACCTGCAATGACGGCAACTGCGCCAGTGGCTACATCTGAGCCCAGCACCCCCTTGACACATGAATCCGCAATAGCAACCTCCAAGCTCAGTATTCTTGAACGAGCCAGAACGCTCTTTATTCGCCGCCACCAAAAAGTTCGGCAGCGGGAACAATCGATGCTAGCTCGTTTAGATGAAGAGGTCGGGCTAGCTGCTAAGGATGCCGCTAACTACGAAAGCCAAGTTCAAGGCAAGGTGCCTCATGACTTTGCCGGATATGACCGGAGTGGCACAGCCATGAGCTAA
- a CDS encoding transposase → METPLLYRQLHDQLGQWASPQDRRHLQGVAEAVAAILQSQSAVLGKWIPYLSHRGCSARAHLERLAYLLHNDSISAERFYVPLLQAMLEGFEETTVTLVLDTSMLWDQFCLIEVCLAWGGRSLTLAQVVLEHGSATVGFADYREVLETAKAVLPAGCQVMFLADRGFQHRELLRWLQQQGWHWALRVKSDLQVTLVSGNTRTVAQLLPPVQQAYLFEAITVGDELTAHLATAHVPIAGEAWAVLSNQSPSLQTFALYGERFGGIEPHFKDYKSAAFEVLQSGLREAPVLTRLFMLLDTAYLIAVILGVMLVQQGRRAMLDWHGQRGLSLLQLGLRECARLSYHRLMLPLLKRLPQANPPPACASKRKRETLDTRIEFSKVVRFSA, encoded by the coding sequence ATGGAGACTCCTTTACTGTATCGTCAATTGCACGACCAACTGGGTCAGTGGGCCAGCCCCCAAGATCGCCGCCATCTGCAAGGCGTTGCCGAGGCGGTCGCCGCCATCCTGCAATCGCAAAGTGCCGTTTTGGGAAAATGGATTCCCTATCTATCGCATCGTGGGTGTAGTGCGCGGGCTCATCTAGAGCGTCTGGCTTACTTGCTACACAACGACTCTATCAGTGCTGAACGCTTCTATGTTCCGCTTCTGCAAGCGATGCTGGAAGGCTTTGAGGAGACAACGGTCACCCTGGTCTTGGATACCAGCATGCTGTGGGATCAATTCTGCCTCATTGAAGTGTGCCTGGCCTGGGGCGGTCGCTCTTTGACCCTGGCTCAAGTTGTTTTAGAGCACGGCAGCGCCACCGTTGGCTTTGCGGATTACCGGGAAGTTTTAGAAACCGCCAAGGCGGTCCTACCTGCGGGCTGTCAGGTCATGTTTCTAGCAGACCGGGGGTTCCAGCATCGCGAGTTGTTGCGCTGGCTCCAGCAGCAGGGATGGCATTGGGCACTGCGCGTGAAATCTGATTTACAGGTCACTTTAGTCTCGGGCAACACTCGGACTGTCGCGCAACTACTCCCACCCGTACAGCAGGCCTACCTCTTCGAGGCAATCACCGTTGGCGATGAGTTGACGGCGCATCTCGCCACGGCGCATGTCCCCATCGCGGGGGAGGCTTGGGCCGTCTTGTCCAACCAGTCCCCGTCTCTGCAAACCTTTGCGCTCTACGGTGAGCGCTTTGGCGGTATTGAACCGCATTTCAAAGACTACAAGTCAGCGGCCTTTGAGGTATTGCAATCCGGACTGCGGGAGGCCCCAGTCCTCACTCGTCTATTTATGCTGCTCGATACCGCCTATCTGATTGCGGTCATCTTGGGTGTGATGCTGGTTCAACAAGGACGGCGGGCGATGCTTGATTGGCACGGACAGCGAGGATTGAGTTTGCTGCAACTGGGCCTCAGAGAATGCGCCAGACTCAGTTATCACCGCTTAATGTTGCCTCTGCTCAAACGGTTGCCTCAGGCTAATCCTCCCCCTGCTTGCGCCTCGAAGCGCAAACGAGAGACTTTAGACACTCGCATTGAATTCTCAAAAGTAGTCAGATTCTCAGCGTGA
- a CDS encoding methyltransferase domain-containing protein → MIILLLSKVFGYVRQLFNFHKDIADVSESLSFEDEVGFDKNEISLDKNEASPDGNEANSNNPWNADEAVTYDGIWLGCNECVENIQRKVTGDENTHWLSYTIQNYLAEAIGKKPSNKAQTSYRCLILGANEGWIERELCKNGFSGEIIASDIADKALSRAAEKSQELGYKNVKYIVADLNGDLKEFDGIFDFIIFEGVLHHIENIENCLQILKGKLVNGGLMFGVEHHGPFRFQLPDYQVRWINAALAVLPKTLRPFPRDQEGNYPATPQENMRIFYVPPSEEAIRAWDPSEAISGFKLKDLFSETFEVLERRGFGGTILSYMSGHFDFKRANQDDFANSWLKILMQIEDTLIQTGLLDDEFIFWALKNNG, encoded by the coding sequence ATGATTATTTTATTATTGTCAAAAGTTTTCGGTTATGTAAGGCAGCTTTTCAACTTTCATAAGGATATAGCCGATGTATCAGAAAGCTTATCTTTTGAAGATGAGGTTGGTTTTGATAAGAATGAAATTAGTCTTGATAAGAATGAGGCTAGTCCTGACGGGAATGAAGCTAATTCCAATAATCCGTGGAACGCTGACGAAGCCGTAACCTATGACGGTATTTGGTTAGGTTGTAACGAGTGTGTCGAAAATATTCAGCGAAAAGTTACGGGGGATGAAAATACCCATTGGCTTTCCTACACAATACAGAATTATTTGGCAGAAGCCATAGGAAAGAAACCTTCAAATAAAGCTCAAACCAGTTACCGTTGTCTAATATTAGGTGCAAATGAGGGTTGGATAGAGCGTGAACTTTGTAAAAATGGATTTTCTGGCGAGATAATTGCATCCGATATTGCAGATAAAGCGCTTTCAAGAGCTGCGGAGAAATCTCAGGAGCTTGGTTATAAGAATGTAAAATACATTGTTGCAGATTTGAATGGAGATTTAAAAGAATTTGACGGGATATTCGACTTCATTATTTTTGAAGGTGTTTTACACCATATTGAAAATATTGAAAATTGTTTGCAAATACTGAAGGGTAAGCTTGTGAATGGTGGTCTTATGTTTGGAGTTGAGCATCATGGCCCGTTTCGCTTTCAATTGCCAGATTATCAGGTGCGCTGGATCAATGCTGCATTGGCTGTTTTACCTAAAACTTTGCGACCTTTTCCTCGAGATCAGGAGGGTAACTATCCCGCAACCCCCCAGGAAAACATGAGGATTTTTTATGTTCCCCCTTCTGAAGAAGCGATTAGAGCATGGGATCCTTCAGAAGCCATATCTGGCTTCAAATTGAAGGATTTATTCTCCGAAACGTTTGAAGTTCTTGAGAGAAGAGGGTTTGGGGGTACTATCCTCTCATATATGTCAGGTCATTTCGATTTTAAGAGGGCGAATCAAGATGACTTTGCTAACTCGTGGCTTAAAATACTGATGCAAATTGAAGATACTTTAATCCAAACCGGCCTGCTGGATGATGAATTTATTTTTTGGGCGCTTAAGAATAACGGTTAG
- the lon gene encoding endopeptidase La produces the protein MLWLPSSFKSSTQTQSAFLLPLRDVVLLPGITIPVMAGRLRSVASAEAAVDTTEKHLVIVAIRPKCLERLTRDSDAEVEALKDLYPVGTLAVVQRMMRLPVGSLQLVVRGVERVQLERLRLKGKRFEVDFQPLPQLTTTEAEVAGSETDTLKALTDAIKSLWQDAASMNADFPEELLAILVSNQEPVELAYQSSILMQKGVPKTQAVLEENHLETLLRRVLENLQQYVEEQRLRTQILGETKKEIGAQQREFFLRRQLKKIQEELGEGDPDREEMAELREHLATSALPETAEKQLKRELARLERIGSSSAEGGVIRTYLDWLLEMPWQQTVEDNLDLQNARAVLDADHYGMNKVKDRIIEHLATFKLKRQAQQQATAVEAEPASAQVRAERYSVGTVICFVGPPGVGKTSLGHSIARALGRPFERISLGGLRDEAELRGHRRTYIGAMPGRIIQALHRAGVKNPVIMLDELDKVGMDYRGDPASVLLEILDPQQNYCFHDLYLDLDFDLSQVIFIGTANDLSTVPPPLLDRLELIELSGYSDQEKLAIARTYLLPRQLEKSGLPSNALQLPEATLCHVIDDYTREAGVRRLEQQLGNLCRKVAVQFAEGITTPVTIHPEQLETMLGSKRYLRDERRQHPQPGVATGLAWTLAGGDVLFVEAVLLPQGKELTLTGQLGDVMEESACIARSYIWSHAEDLGIDLTLLKDNGLHLHVPAGAIPKDGPSAGVTMLTAIASLLLHRPVRTDTAMTGEIDLSGDVLAIGGVREKVLAAHRAGIHRVLLPQQNEKDLMDVPEHVRQAMTFVGCDRIEQVLQNALVPTVTDANSDGHSQLSVVRTVSA, from the coding sequence ATGCTATGGTTGCCCAGCTCCTTTAAGTCCTCTACCCAGACCCAATCGGCATTTCTGTTGCCCTTGCGGGATGTTGTATTGCTGCCCGGCATTACGATACCCGTGATGGCAGGTCGTCTGCGCTCTGTGGCATCAGCCGAAGCTGCTGTGGATACGACGGAGAAACATCTAGTGATTGTAGCGATTCGCCCCAAGTGTCTGGAGCGACTGACCCGAGACTCAGATGCCGAGGTTGAGGCCCTAAAAGATCTCTATCCTGTGGGAACCTTGGCGGTCGTTCAGCGGATGATGCGACTCCCGGTTGGTTCGCTTCAGCTTGTTGTGAGGGGAGTGGAGCGCGTACAGCTAGAGCGCTTGCGATTGAAAGGTAAGAGATTCGAGGTGGATTTTCAGCCATTGCCCCAGTTAACCACTACGGAGGCGGAGGTCGCTGGCAGCGAAACTGACACCTTGAAAGCATTGACCGATGCCATAAAGTCTCTCTGGCAAGATGCGGCGTCTATGAACGCCGACTTCCCGGAGGAACTGCTAGCGATTCTTGTGAGCAATCAAGAGCCGGTTGAACTCGCCTACCAATCAAGTATCCTCATGCAGAAAGGGGTGCCCAAAACACAGGCTGTGCTGGAAGAGAATCATCTGGAGACACTCCTGCGGCGGGTTCTGGAAAACCTACAGCAATATGTGGAAGAGCAACGACTGCGAACCCAAATTTTGGGAGAAACCAAAAAGGAAATTGGGGCGCAGCAGCGGGAGTTCTTCCTGCGACGGCAATTGAAGAAAATTCAGGAAGAATTAGGCGAGGGCGATCCGGATCGCGAGGAAATGGCCGAACTTCGGGAGCATTTAGCAACATCAGCACTGCCCGAAACAGCCGAGAAGCAGCTTAAACGGGAGCTGGCACGACTGGAGCGCATTGGCAGCAGTTCGGCTGAGGGCGGTGTGATTCGTACCTACTTGGATTGGCTGCTGGAAATGCCTTGGCAGCAAACGGTCGAGGATAATTTAGACTTGCAGAACGCCAGGGCCGTGCTGGATGCGGATCACTATGGTATGAACAAAGTCAAAGACCGCATCATCGAGCATTTGGCCACCTTCAAGCTGAAACGGCAAGCACAGCAGCAAGCGACGGCAGTTGAGGCCGAACCAGCGTCTGCTCAAGTGCGGGCGGAACGCTACTCGGTGGGTACGGTGATCTGCTTTGTGGGGCCGCCGGGGGTTGGCAAAACCAGTCTAGGGCATTCGATTGCGCGGGCGCTCGGTCGTCCCTTTGAACGTATTAGCCTAGGGGGTCTGCGGGATGAAGCGGAACTGCGAGGTCACCGCCGTACCTACATTGGGGCTATGCCAGGACGGATTATTCAGGCGTTGCATCGGGCTGGCGTGAAGAATCCGGTGATTATGCTGGATGAGTTGGACAAGGTGGGCATGGATTATCGAGGAGACCCAGCTTCGGTATTGCTCGAAATTCTGGACCCGCAGCAGAACTACTGCTTCCATGACCTGTATCTAGATTTAGACTTTGATCTGTCCCAGGTAATCTTCATTGGTACCGCCAACGACCTCTCGACAGTACCCCCACCGCTGCTGGATCGGCTGGAGCTGATTGAGCTATCGGGCTATTCAGATCAGGAGAAGTTGGCGATCGCCCGCACTTACCTGCTGCCTCGTCAGTTAGAGAAGTCGGGACTTCCCTCAAATGCACTCCAGTTGCCTGAGGCAACCCTCTGTCATGTGATTGATGATTACACCCGTGAGGCAGGCGTGCGGCGGCTAGAGCAGCAGTTGGGGAATCTCTGTCGTAAGGTGGCTGTACAGTTTGCGGAAGGGATAACCACGCCTGTGACCATCCATCCGGAACAATTGGAAACTATGCTCGGATCGAAACGCTATCTACGGGATGAGCGGCGGCAGCACCCGCAGCCAGGGGTGGCAACGGGCTTGGCCTGGACACTGGCTGGAGGTGACGTGCTGTTTGTGGAAGCGGTGTTGCTGCCCCAAGGGAAAGAGCTGACTCTAACAGGACAATTGGGCGATGTGATGGAAGAGTCGGCTTGCATTGCCCGATCCTACATCTGGTCTCATGCGGAGGATTTGGGCATTGACTTGACTCTGCTCAAGGATAATGGGTTGCACCTGCATGTACCTGCTGGAGCGATTCCCAAAGATGGCCCTTCGGCTGGGGTTACGATGCTGACGGCGATCGCCTCACTCCTATTACACCGTCCTGTCCGCACTGACACGGCGATGACGGGGGAAATTGACCTGAGCGGGGATGTGCTGGCTATTGGTGGCGTCCGCGAAAAGGTGCTGGCGGCTCATCGGGCAGGGATTCACCGGGTGCTGTTGCCTCAACAGAATGAGAAGGATTTGATGGATGTGCCGGAGCATGTGCGGCAGGCGATGACGTTTGTTGGGTGCGATCGCATCGAGCAAGTTTTGCAAAATGCCTTGGTACCCACTGTGACTGATGCGAACAGTGATGGCCACAGTCAACTGTCAGTAGTTAGGACTGTATCAGCCTAG
- a CDS encoding pentapeptide repeat-containing protein, with translation MKPRILAIALGLTPFLLVMPTYAGASDIDAELYNLCSRFPHNSRCEGYEIPVPLENRQGNEGECLLAFGDSGQSSACKFAVNDENLILFIEEGEPLSLLGGERNTRELVIPLSHVFALSYLEYDRDDYSAAMTFGLIGALFARYDQIAEVEIGYTTESDAGQTSYNFLNIMTGQDRGIELRVQLEQSTNTEAGGPSDEIVAAWLAATESSAESTEEVQQLLQTRVCETCDLHGADLRQYSLSGVNLKNANLERVNLEGVNLAEADLEGANLRGANLENAVLSSANLTTEGTRRTSLQYANLSNADLSSAELEGANLGRANLSGATLVDANLSSAVLKDFWAGMTQRIHTNLSGADLSYANLQQADLGDAFLNNANLNAADLTGVDLENAILDNANLQEANLSQTKLRGASFIDANLLGANLSEVDNLETANLCGATMPDGAISDQGCE, from the coding sequence GACTCCATTCTTGCTAGTCATGCCTACTTATGCTGGAGCAAGTGACATTGACGCTGAACTTTATAACTTATGCTCCCGATTTCCTCACAATTCCCGTTGTGAGGGATATGAAATTCCAGTGCCTTTAGAAAATCGACAGGGCAATGAAGGTGAATGCTTGCTAGCATTCGGTGATAGCGGCCAATCCAGTGCCTGCAAATTTGCCGTCAATGATGAAAATTTAATCCTCTTCATTGAAGAAGGCGAGCCTCTTTCATTATTAGGTGGAGAACGTAACACTCGTGAGCTTGTGATTCCGCTCAGTCATGTCTTCGCGCTGAGTTATCTTGAATATGACCGAGATGACTATAGTGCAGCGATGACATTTGGCTTGATTGGGGCTCTCTTTGCCAGATACGACCAAATTGCAGAAGTAGAAATTGGGTACACAACTGAATCAGACGCTGGCCAAACCAGCTACAATTTCTTGAACATTATGACCGGTCAAGATCGGGGGATAGAGCTTAGGGTTCAATTAGAACAGTCCACTAACACTGAGGCTGGCGGTCCTTCCGATGAGATTGTGGCAGCTTGGCTTGCAGCCACGGAAAGCAGTGCAGAAAGCACTGAAGAAGTTCAGCAATTGTTACAAACTCGTGTCTGTGAGACTTGTGATTTGCATGGGGCTGATCTGAGGCAATATTCCCTCAGTGGTGTCAATTTAAAGAATGCAAATTTGGAAAGGGTTAACTTAGAGGGTGTCAACCTGGCAGAAGCAGATTTAGAGGGAGCCAATCTACGCGGTGCCAACTTAGAAAATGCTGTTTTATCCAGCGCTAATTTGACCACAGAAGGTACACGGCGAACCAGTCTGCAGTACGCTAATCTCAGCAACGCTGACTTGTCGAGTGCTGAATTAGAGGGTGCGAATCTAGGAAGAGCAAATTTGAGTGGTGCTACTTTAGTCGACGCAAACTTGAGTAGTGCTGTTCTTAAGGACTTTTGGGCTGGTATGACTCAAAGAATCCACACGAACTTGAGTGGTGCCGATCTGAGCTATGCCAATCTCCAGCAGGCAGATTTGGGGGATGCATTTCTCAACAATGCTAATCTTAATGCGGCTGACCTGACAGGGGTCGATCTCGAAAATGCCATTCTGGATAATGCTAACCTCCAAGAGGCGAATTTGAGTCAGACAAAGCTAAGAGGTGCTTCCTTCATTGATGCAAATTTGCTGGGGGCCAACCTGAGTGAGGTAGACAACTTAGAGACTGCCAATTTGTGTGGGGCAACCATGCCGGATGGGGCGATTTCAGACCAAGGCTGCGAATAG
- a CDS encoding ribose-phosphate pyrophosphokinase: protein MNNSAIKLFSLNASRYFGERVAEHLGIALSPHKERDFEDGEHKTRSLINVRGQDVYVIQSLYGEPHASVNDKLCRLLFFIGALKDASAARVTAVVPYLCYARKDRKTKFRDPVTTRYMAYLFEAIGCDLVVTLDVHNLAAFQNAFRCPTEHLEGKTIFVHHFAPLVRDDEAVVVSPDFGGVKRAEAFRSVLSDKLHQDIPIAFTEKYRSAGVVSGEMIAGDIQGRIAIIIDDLISSGTTLARTANACHHQGAIKVYAAASHGVFAEESNQILATPNLDQIVITNTISPFRLTSGAVKDKLKILDTTPLFAEAIRRLHSGGSIVELLESAQRDGTEQADVVFAEGDSLPTSLTVD from the coding sequence ATGAACAATTCAGCCATTAAGCTTTTTAGCCTCAATGCCAGTCGGTACTTCGGTGAACGTGTTGCTGAGCATCTGGGTATTGCTCTGAGCCCCCATAAAGAACGGGATTTTGAAGATGGTGAGCATAAGACGAGATCGCTCATCAATGTGCGTGGACAGGATGTTTACGTCATCCAATCGCTTTACGGTGAGCCTCATGCCAGCGTCAACGATAAACTCTGCCGCTTGCTCTTTTTTATTGGGGCACTTAAGGATGCCTCCGCTGCGCGAGTAACCGCTGTAGTTCCTTATCTCTGCTACGCCCGCAAAGATCGCAAAACAAAATTCCGCGATCCGGTGACGACCCGATATATGGCCTATCTTTTTGAGGCGATAGGATGCGATCTCGTTGTCACTCTAGATGTCCATAACCTAGCAGCTTTTCAAAATGCCTTTCGATGCCCGACTGAGCATTTGGAAGGGAAAACCATCTTTGTGCATCATTTTGCTCCACTGGTGCGCGATGACGAGGCTGTTGTAGTGTCGCCTGATTTTGGTGGTGTCAAGCGGGCTGAAGCCTTTCGAAGCGTTCTCAGCGATAAGCTACATCAAGACATTCCCATTGCCTTTACCGAGAAATATCGCAGCGCGGGTGTCGTTTCCGGGGAAATGATTGCCGGTGACATCCAAGGTCGCATTGCAATTATCATTGATGACCTGATCAGTAGCGGCACGACGTTAGCTCGAACAGCGAATGCCTGTCATCACCAAGGCGCAATCAAAGTCTATGCAGCCGCCTCCCATGGTGTTTTTGCTGAGGAATCCAACCAGATTTTGGCAACCCCAAATCTCGATCAAATTGTCATTACTAATACAATTTCACCCTTCCGTTTGACGTCAGGTGCTGTGAAGGACAAACTCAAGATTCTGGATACCACACCACTGTTTGCTGAAGCGATTCGCAGACTCCATAGTGGAGGTTCAATTGTGGAGTTATTGGAGTCAGCACAGAGAGATGGCACAGAACAAGCGGATGTGGTGTTCGCTGAAGGGGACTCTCTCCCCACGAGCCTTACAGTGGATTGA